A genomic stretch from Chitinophaga agri includes:
- a CDS encoding LytR/AlgR family response regulator transcription factor, translated as MSLRCLIVDDEPLAHDVILRYMEDVPFLELAGQCYRATEALEVLSRQSVDLIFLDIRMPKLTGLDFLRTLQQQPLVIITSAYEEHALESFELEVCDYLLKPFRFDRFLKAVNRAFSQYHLKQQASHPIPVPAPPVAEQTQLYIRSDKKIIPLNPDDLYYLESLGNYVKVWEASRFLLTPRTLSSFESQLPAETFIRIHKSYILNKKFVSYLEGNTVTLKNGKQLPLGKNYKHQVKQLLGGRNN; from the coding sequence ATGAGTTTACGATGTTTAATAGTAGATGATGAGCCGCTAGCACACGATGTGATCCTGCGGTATATGGAAGACGTTCCTTTCCTGGAGCTGGCCGGCCAGTGTTACCGGGCCACCGAAGCGCTGGAAGTGCTCAGCCGGCAATCCGTTGACCTTATCTTTCTCGATATCCGGATGCCTAAACTCACCGGGCTGGATTTTCTGCGTACTTTACAGCAACAGCCACTGGTGATCATTACCTCTGCCTATGAGGAGCATGCGCTGGAGAGCTTTGAGCTGGAAGTCTGTGATTACCTGTTAAAACCTTTTCGCTTTGATCGTTTTCTGAAAGCGGTGAACCGTGCATTCTCCCAATACCACCTGAAGCAGCAGGCCAGTCATCCGATACCTGTACCCGCTCCGCCTGTGGCCGAACAAACACAATTGTACATCAGATCCGATAAGAAGATCATCCCGCTTAACCCGGACGACCTGTACTATCTCGAAAGCCTGGGAAATTATGTCAAGGTCTGGGAAGCCAGCCGTTTTCTACTCACACCACGCACCCTGTCCAGTTTTGAAAGCCAGTTACCTGCAGAAACGTTTATCCGCATTCATAAATCTTATATCCTCAATAAGAAATTTGTGAGCTATCTTGAGGGCAATACCGTTACACTGAAGAACGGAAAGCAATTGCCGCTTGGGAAAAATTACAAACATCAGGTGAAACAGTTGCTCGGCGGACGAAATAATTAG